The following proteins come from a genomic window of Candidatus Binatia bacterium:
- a CDS encoding saccharopine dehydrogenase NADP-binding domain-containing protein gives MARDAIGVLGATGYTGRLIVDELRRQGTPVVIAARNPGKLARVAAQTGCESLVADVNDLASLDRLTQRCRVLINTAGPFVDYGEPVVRAAIANRCHYVDTTGEQPFMKAMLAHDAPARERGVAVVSALAFEIAVGDCATALAGAGFREIGSAYLTYVTRFHPSQGTQRTVLRMLQTTGYAYEGGAWIEATPASVLRTVVFPPPLGRVTAVSFPAAEVITVPHHLPVREVRVFMAVPAALAHAAHWFAGPLTAALRGPLGRLAAGVIGTDTGGPSEATRHTDDFTILVEVRGVRAGVAAVERLLVRGHDPYGLTAAIAATGAARMAAPGYDRCGVLPPAAAFDPRPLLDGLSGAGLSYKRLESARA, from the coding sequence ATGGCACGCGACGCTATCGGGGTTCTCGGCGCCACCGGTTACACCGGGCGGCTGATCGTCGACGAACTGCGGCGCCAGGGGACCCCGGTCGTCATTGCCGCACGCAATCCCGGGAAGCTGGCGCGCGTCGCTGCCCAGACCGGCTGCGAAAGCCTCGTCGCCGACGTCAACGACCTCGCCAGCCTCGATCGGCTCACCCAGCGCTGCCGCGTGCTGATTAACACCGCCGGCCCGTTCGTCGACTACGGCGAGCCCGTCGTCCGGGCCGCCATCGCCAACCGGTGCCACTACGTCGATACGACCGGCGAGCAGCCGTTCATGAAGGCCATGCTGGCCCACGATGCGCCGGCTAGAGAACGCGGCGTAGCGGTGGTCTCGGCCCTTGCCTTCGAAATCGCGGTCGGCGACTGTGCGACCGCCCTCGCCGGAGCCGGGTTCCGTGAGATCGGCAGCGCGTACCTCACCTACGTAACCCGCTTCCATCCCAGCCAGGGAACCCAGCGTACGGTCCTCCGCATGCTGCAAACGACCGGGTACGCCTACGAGGGCGGCGCGTGGATCGAGGCCACGCCGGCCAGCGTGCTACGGACGGTGGTTTTCCCACCGCCGCTTGGACGCGTTACCGCCGTGAGCTTTCCGGCAGCGGAAGTCATTACCGTCCCACATCACCTGCCGGTGCGCGAAGTTCGCGTCTTCATGGCCGTACCGGCCGCCCTTGCGCATGCGGCACACTGGTTCGCGGGGCCACTAACCGCGGCTCTGCGCGGGCCACTCGGTCGGCTCGCCGCCGGTGTCATCGGCACCGACACCGGCGGACCGAGCGAAGCGACTCGCCACACAGACGATTTCACCATTCTCGTCGAGGTGCGCGGCGTCCGTGCCGGCGTCGCCGCGGTCGAGCGCCTGCTCGTGCGCGGCCACGATCCGTACGGACTCACCGCTGCGATAGCGGCCACGGGCGCCGCACGTATGGCCGCCCCCGGTTACGATCGTTGCGGCGTCCTCCCGCCGGCAGCCGCCTTCGATCCACGCCCGCTGCTCGACGGTCTGTCCGGCGCCGGACTTTCCTACAAGCGACTCGAAAGCGCCCGAGCTTGA
- a CDS encoding thiamine pyrophosphate-dependent dehydrogenase E1 component subunit alpha, producing MSAPPLPRSALLQMFRTMVNIRRFEETIRDLFFQGEIPGFVHVSIGEEAVPTGVCAALDPGDYITTTHRGHGHMLAKGGELKPMMAEIYGRRTGYCKGKGGSMHIVSYDLGILGANGIVGGNIPIATGAALASSFRNHAEVAVCFFGDGASNEGTFHESLNLAGLWKLPVIYVCQNNAYAEFTPTAESTSVPDIAVRAAGYGMPGVIVDGNDVLAVYAAAREAVERARRGAGATLIEAKTYRWEGHVVGEQAFVGEYRPREEVEAARARCPIARFANYLETAGIATGADLDEIRAAVQADLDAAVAFARSSPFPEPLEAELDVFASA from the coding sequence ATGTCAGCCCCGCCCCTTCCGAGATCGGCCCTCCTGCAGATGTTTCGCACGATGGTCAACATTCGGCGTTTCGAGGAAACGATTCGCGACCTGTTCTTCCAGGGGGAGATCCCCGGGTTTGTACACGTGTCGATCGGTGAGGAAGCGGTGCCCACGGGCGTCTGCGCCGCGCTCGACCCCGGCGACTACATCACGACCACCCACCGGGGGCATGGGCACATGCTTGCCAAGGGTGGCGAACTCAAGCCGATGATGGCGGAGATCTACGGGCGCCGCACGGGCTACTGCAAGGGCAAGGGCGGTTCGATGCACATCGTCAGCTACGATCTCGGCATCCTCGGCGCCAACGGCATCGTCGGCGGCAATATTCCGATCGCCACCGGCGCCGCTCTGGCCTCCAGCTTCCGCAATCACGCCGAGGTGGCGGTCTGCTTCTTCGGGGACGGCGCTTCCAACGAAGGGACGTTTCACGAATCGCTCAACCTCGCCGGGCTCTGGAAGCTGCCGGTGATTTACGTCTGCCAGAACAACGCCTATGCCGAATTCACGCCGACGGCCGAGTCGACGTCCGTGCCGGACATCGCCGTGCGCGCCGCCGGGTACGGCATGCCGGGTGTCATCGTCGACGGCAACGATGTACTGGCGGTTTACGCAGCGGCCCGCGAGGCCGTCGAGCGGGCCCGCCGGGGCGCCGGGGCGACGCTCATCGAAGCCAAGACCTACCGCTGGGAAGGACATGTCGTCGGCGAACAGGCGTTCGTCGGCGAATACCGCCCTCGGGAAGAGGTCGAAGCCGCCCGGGCGCGTTGTCCGATCGCACGTTTCGCGAACTACCTGGAAACGGCGGGAATCGCCACTGGGGCCGACCTCGACGAGATTCGCGCCGCGGTGCAGGCCGATCTCGATGCCGCCGTGGCGTTCGCGCGAAGCAGCCCCTTCCCCGAACCATTGGAAGCGGAACTGGACGTCTTCGCCTCCGCATAG
- a CDS encoding glycoside-pentoside-hexuronide (GPH):cation symporter gives MVATEGTRLSEALPPRVKSVFALGDHTLNLTLSALSLFYLYYLSEFVGLRPSLASVVLLIGRCVDAFADPMMGRLSDHTHWRRGRRRPYFLIGAVPFGVSFALLWVDYPVESQLAKFAIYSIVYLLHSLTSTVLAVPYMALLPELTLDYQERTSVNTYRAIASVLGTLVPAVAFRPLAEAFGGGAAGFAWTGALAGLWVVLPWFAIYRTTWERPGFQQRATRLSFSAGMRALVAHAAYRRLAGLYLCSRIAMDVVSAIFIFYFEYWLRRPGDFEVSLLLLLLTVVASLPLWLRWSHFRDKGSIFIVGTTWWIAVSLAMFFVLPSTPRWVVFAVSMLAGVGYAVADMMPWSMLGEAMDDDELRTGERREGLYAGFFTFLRKLGGASAVTVAGVALELAGFVGGQPQPESALLAIRILTAIVPAAFLVGAVVLAIGYPITRARHAEILRQLGLRQT, from the coding sequence GTGGTTGCGACTGAGGGTACGCGGCTGTCAGAAGCGCTGCCGCCGCGGGTTAAGTCGGTTTTCGCGCTCGGGGACCACACCCTCAACCTGACGCTGTCGGCGCTGTCGCTCTTCTACCTCTACTACCTGTCCGAGTTCGTCGGCTTGCGGCCGTCGCTGGCCTCGGTCGTGTTGCTGATCGGACGCTGTGTCGACGCCTTTGCCGACCCGATGATGGGCAGGCTGTCGGACCACACCCACTGGCGGCGCGGGAGACGGCGCCCGTACTTCCTTATCGGAGCAGTGCCGTTTGGCGTCAGCTTCGCCTTGCTATGGGTGGACTACCCGGTCGAGTCGCAACTGGCGAAGTTCGCCATCTACTCGATCGTCTACCTGCTCCACAGCCTCACTTCGACGGTCCTCGCCGTGCCGTACATGGCACTGTTGCCCGAGTTAACGCTCGATTATCAGGAACGCACCTCCGTCAACACTTACCGGGCGATCGCCTCGGTGCTCGGGACGCTGGTGCCCGCAGTAGCTTTTCGTCCGCTGGCCGAGGCGTTCGGTGGCGGCGCGGCGGGGTTCGCATGGACCGGTGCGCTGGCGGGTCTGTGGGTGGTGTTGCCGTGGTTCGCGATCTACCGAACCACGTGGGAACGTCCGGGCTTTCAGCAACGCGCGACGCGTCTGAGTTTCAGCGCGGGAATGCGGGCGCTGGTCGCCCACGCCGCATATCGACGACTGGCGGGGTTGTACCTGTGCAGTCGCATTGCCATGGACGTGGTTTCCGCCATCTTCATCTTCTACTTCGAGTACTGGCTGCGGCGGCCGGGCGACTTCGAGGTGAGTCTGCTGCTCTTGCTGCTGACCGTGGTGGCGTCGTTGCCATTATGGTTGCGCTGGTCGCATTTCCGCGACAAGGGCAGCATTTTCATCGTCGGCACGACGTGGTGGATTGCGGTTTCGTTGGCGATGTTCTTCGTCTTGCCGAGCACGCCGCGCTGGGTGGTGTTTGCGGTGTCGATGTTGGCGGGCGTCGGATACGCCGTGGCAGACATGATGCCGTGGTCAATGCTCGGGGAGGCGATGGACGACGACGAGCTGCGCACGGGCGAGCGGCGGGAAGGGCTGTACGCGGGCTTCTTCACATTTCTGCGCAAGCTCGGTGGGGCCAGTGCCGTAACCGTTGCCGGGGTTGCCCTCGAGCTGGCCGGATTCGTCGGCGGGCAGCCGCAACCCGAGTCGGCATTGCTGGCCATTCGCATCCTGACCGCGATCGTCCCGGCGGCTTTTCTGGTCGGCGCCGTGGTGCTGGCCATTGGCTACCCGATTACTCGCGCGCGCCACGCGGAAATCCTGCGGCAGCTCGGTTTGCGCCAGACCTGA
- a CDS encoding helix-turn-helix domain-containing protein: MANGLKLTPALHAELEWLAGEGPPNVARHARIVLGRASGLSIPAVAERVGVHPNTIRNCLRRFEDLGLRGLAHASAGRPKNVAFTDAVRDEIARVAMHSPTNVGEPYPEWSLRRLRVYLMRRGVVDTISVEGLRQLLRGLPLPPALWRRAARPMKALSPEVMRALESLAKGRRADRALRAQIVLASSRGLNEQEIAAALHIGPETVRRWLRRFRRHGILGLQTLATQGTLTPGVRRAILHIATDDPKKYASRRTVWTIHSLQTALLRRRVVRTISVEQLRRVLAEGGVVVGETAPAGVVQRTPAVG; encoded by the coding sequence ATGGCCAACGGACTGAAACTGACACCGGCGTTGCATGCAGAACTCGAATGGCTGGCGGGCGAGGGCCCCCCGAATGTCGCGCGCCACGCGCGGATCGTGCTCGGACGGGCAAGCGGTTTGTCGATTCCCGCCGTGGCCGAACGGGTCGGTGTGCATCCCAACACCATCCGGAACTGCCTGCGACGTTTCGAGGACCTGGGGTTGCGCGGATTGGCGCACGCCAGCGCGGGACGGCCGAAGAACGTTGCCTTCACCGATGCCGTGCGCGACGAAATCGCCCGCGTCGCCATGCACTCGCCGACTAACGTCGGCGAACCCTATCCCGAGTGGTCATTGCGGCGACTGCGTGTGTATCTGATGCGCCGCGGCGTGGTCGACACCATCAGCGTCGAAGGTCTGCGCCAGTTGCTGCGCGGACTGCCGCTGCCGCCCGCCTTATGGCGTCGAGCGGCCCGGCCGATGAAAGCGCTCAGCCCCGAGGTGATGCGTGCACTGGAGAGTCTGGCCAAGGGACGGCGGGCGGACCGCGCCTTGCGGGCCCAGATTGTCCTGGCGAGCAGCCGTGGGCTGAACGAACAGGAAATCGCCGCGGCTCTGCATATCGGCCCGGAGACGGTGCGACGCTGGCTGCGGCGGTTCCGCCGCCACGGTATCCTCGGCCTGCAGACGCTGGCGACGCAGGGGACTCTGACGCCGGGCGTGCGCCGCGCCATTTTGCATATCGCCACCGACGATCCGAAGAAGTACGCGAGTCGACGTACGGTGTGGACCATCCATAGCCTTCAGACGGCGCTGCTCCGCCGTCGCGTGGTCCGTACCATTAGTGTCGAGCAACTCCGCCGCGTCCTGGCAGAGGGCGGCGTTGTGGTGGGCGAGACCGCGCCTGCCGGCGTGGTGCAGCGCACGCCGGCGGTCGGGTGA
- a CDS encoding pyruvate dehydrogenase complex E1 component subunit beta, whose protein sequence is MRDIGFIEAINEALAEEMERDPTTFIMGEDVRLGAFGATRGLIDRFGPQRVRNTPISEAGFAGAGVGAAMAGLRPIVEIEFASFLYCAMDQVCNQAGKLRYMSGGQARLPITFRCVFGAMGSAAAQHSEVVYSQFLAAPGLKIAVPSDAGDMKGLLKAAIRDDDPVIVFEHGRLGFTRGAVPEGDHVVPLGRGVVKRPGSDVTVVAVGAMVSKALNVAEALAGEGISVQVWDPRTLVPLDEEGLLAAVAATGRVVIADEGHRRGGAAGDLAAIVIDRGFDLLNAPIKRVTALDIPIPFSPPLEEHVLPNEAKLTAAVRAVLE, encoded by the coding sequence ATGCGTGACATCGGGTTCATCGAAGCGATCAACGAAGCGCTGGCGGAAGAAATGGAACGCGACCCGACGACGTTCATCATGGGGGAGGACGTGCGTCTCGGTGCGTTCGGAGCGACCCGGGGCCTGATCGACCGTTTCGGCCCCCAGCGCGTGCGCAACACGCCGATTTCCGAGGCGGGGTTCGCGGGCGCCGGGGTCGGGGCCGCCATGGCCGGTCTGCGGCCGATCGTGGAAATCGAATTCGCCAGCTTTCTCTATTGCGCCATGGATCAGGTCTGTAACCAGGCCGGCAAGCTGCGTTACATGTCCGGCGGGCAGGCCCGCCTCCCGATAACTTTCCGCTGCGTCTTCGGCGCCATGGGGTCCGCCGCCGCGCAACATTCGGAGGTCGTCTACTCGCAGTTCCTCGCCGCTCCGGGACTGAAGATCGCGGTTCCCTCCGACGCCGGCGACATGAAGGGCCTCCTCAAGGCGGCCATTCGCGACGACGATCCGGTGATTGTCTTCGAGCACGGCCGCCTCGGCTTCACGCGCGGAGCCGTACCCGAGGGAGATCACGTCGTGCCGTTGGGCCGGGGTGTCGTGAAGCGGCCGGGCAGCGACGTCACGGTGGTGGCCGTCGGTGCAATGGTAAGCAAAGCCCTCAACGTCGCCGAGGCGCTCGCCGGCGAGGGAATCTCCGTGCAGGTCTGGGACCCGCGGACCCTGGTGCCGCTCGACGAGGAGGGTCTGCTCGCGGCGGTCGCCGCCACGGGTCGGGTGGTGATCGCCGACGAAGGCCATCGTCGCGGCGGGGCAGCCGGCGATCTGGCGGCGATCGTCATCGACCGCGGTTTCGATCTGCTCAACGCTCCGATCAAGCGCGTCACGGCGCTCGACATTCCGATCCCGTTCAGCCCGCCACTGGAAGAACACGTGCTGCCGAACGAAGCGAAGCTAA
- the ggt gene encoding gamma-glutamyltransferase, protein MFTSRRQETRGFRSRRSMVLAQRGMACASQPLATAAAVDLLRRGGNAVDAAIGAAAVLGVVEPYMTGIGGDCFMLIWNAAEGRLYGLNGSGRAPSGLTPEVVRSRGHSAMPLQGMLPVTVPGAVDAWEQALQRFGSQSMQTVLDPAIYYARHGFPVSEIVAHQWQLLVNLGVLQHADALRAFTVEGRGPRLGEVFRIPSLAASLDTIAAGGAAAFYRGPLAAQIVEFSQANGGLHTLEDFAAHTSTWVEPIATDYRGYRLHELPPNGQGLAALIALNILENFDLAALAPESADAVHLRIEAVKLAFADRDRYIADPDRAAVPVEALLSKDYAQGRAALIDRRRAAKRARPGKVGTGSDTVYLTTADAAGNVVSLINSLFFGFGSGMVAGDTGIVLQNRGFGFVLDPAHPNCLAPRKRPFHTIIPAMLCRDGRPIVSFGVMGGDVQPQGHVQVVSNLVDYDRNIQEALDWPRFRFLDTDRVAIEAEAGPAVVKELAARGHAVVDEAVAMALGGFGGGQGIMIDPATAGYWGGSDQRKDGAAMGF, encoded by the coding sequence ATGTTCACGTCGCGGCGCCAGGAAACCCGCGGATTCCGCAGCCGGCGATCGATGGTGCTGGCGCAGCGCGGCATGGCTTGCGCCAGTCAGCCTCTTGCCACGGCCGCCGCCGTTGACCTGCTGCGCCGCGGCGGCAACGCGGTCGACGCCGCGATCGGCGCGGCCGCCGTGCTCGGCGTCGTCGAGCCCTACATGACGGGCATCGGCGGCGATTGCTTCATGCTCATCTGGAATGCGGCGGAGGGAAGACTCTACGGACTCAACGGCAGCGGCCGCGCGCCGTCGGGGCTCACGCCTGAAGTTGTGCGCTCTCGCGGTCACTCCGCCATGCCCTTGCAGGGCATGCTGCCGGTCACCGTTCCCGGCGCCGTCGACGCCTGGGAACAAGCGCTGCAACGGTTCGGTTCGCAGTCCATGCAAACCGTCCTCGATCCGGCCATATACTATGCGCGCCACGGCTTTCCCGTTTCCGAGATCGTCGCACATCAGTGGCAGCTCCTGGTCAACCTCGGCGTCCTCCAGCACGCCGACGCCCTGCGGGCGTTCACCGTCGAGGGTCGGGGACCGCGCCTGGGCGAGGTGTTCCGGATTCCGTCGCTGGCGGCTTCCCTCGACACGATCGCCGCCGGCGGCGCCGCGGCTTTCTACCGCGGCCCGCTCGCGGCGCAGATAGTCGAGTTCTCGCAAGCCAACGGCGGCCTGCACACGCTGGAGGACTTCGCGGCGCACACGTCGACCTGGGTCGAGCCGATCGCAACCGACTATCGCGGGTACCGACTGCACGAACTGCCGCCGAACGGCCAGGGCCTCGCGGCGCTGATTGCCTTGAACATCCTGGAGAATTTCGACCTCGCCGCTCTCGCACCCGAGTCCGCCGATGCCGTGCACTTGCGCATCGAAGCGGTGAAGCTCGCCTTCGCGGACCGCGATCGTTACATCGCCGATCCCGACCGGGCAGCCGTGCCGGTGGAGGCGCTGCTGTCGAAAGACTACGCGCAGGGCCGGGCCGCACTGATCGACCGGCGCAGAGCCGCCAAGCGAGCTCGGCCGGGCAAGGTCGGCACCGGCAGCGATACGGTTTACCTGACCACGGCCGACGCCGCGGGCAATGTCGTTTCGCTCATCAACAGCCTGTTCTTCGGCTTCGGCTCCGGGATGGTCGCCGGCGACACCGGCATCGTGCTCCAGAACCGGGGTTTCGGTTTCGTCCTGGACCCGGCCCACCCCAACTGCCTGGCGCCGCGCAAGCGGCCGTTCCACACGATCATTCCCGCCATGCTGTGTCGCGACGGCCGGCCCATCGTCTCGTTCGGCGTGATGGGCGGCGACGTGCAGCCGCAGGGGCACGTGCAGGTGGTATCGAATCTCGTCGACTACGATCGCAACATCCAGGAAGCGCTGGATTGGCCGCGCTTCCGCTTTCTGGATACCGACCGCGTAGCCATCGAGGCGGAGGCCGGCCCGGCCGTCGTCAAAGAGCTGGCGGCGCGCGGGCACGCCGTCGTCGACGAGGCGGTGGCCATGGCGCTCGGCGGCTTCGGCGGGGGACAGGGAATCATGATCGACCCGGCAACCGCCGGTTACTGGGGCGGTTCCGACCAGCGCAAGGACGGCGCGGCGATGGGGTTTTGA
- a CDS encoding class I SAM-dependent methyltransferase translates to MLLNRIETVMMNNPVRAAIQRRFEAGRLLRMGGRTPRARALEVGCGRGVGAEIVLGAFGADRVDAFDLDPRMVALARQRLRRWGERVHVSVGDVTRIAAGDGTYDAVFDFGIVHHVPDWQAALAEIYRVLKPGGRFFAEEVLDRFILHPAWRRLLEHPTENRFDHSGFVRGLETQGFKVVATRQMWGWFGWFVADKPAGTTPAD, encoded by the coding sequence GTGCTGCTCAACCGAATCGAGACGGTCATGATGAACAACCCCGTCCGGGCCGCGATTCAACGGCGGTTCGAGGCCGGGCGGCTGTTACGCATGGGGGGCCGCACCCCGCGGGCGCGGGCGCTCGAAGTCGGCTGCGGGCGCGGCGTCGGCGCGGAGATAGTGCTCGGTGCTTTCGGTGCCGATCGCGTCGACGCCTTCGATCTCGATCCGCGCATGGTGGCTCTGGCGCGGCAGCGTTTGCGGCGCTGGGGTGAGCGCGTACACGTGAGTGTCGGCGACGTGACTCGGATCGCCGCCGGCGATGGAACGTACGACGCCGTTTTCGACTTCGGGATCGTTCATCACGTACCCGACTGGCAGGCGGCCCTCGCCGAGATCTACCGCGTATTGAAGCCCGGGGGACGGTTCTTTGCGGAGGAGGTGCTCGACCGGTTCATTCTGCACCCCGCCTGGCGGCGTTTGCTGGAGCATCCCACGGAGAACCGCTTCGATCATTCGGGTTTCGTCCGCGGCCTCGAAACGCAAGGGTTCAAGGTCGTCGCCACGAGGCAGATGTGGGGATGGTTCGGCTGGTTCGTGGCCGACAAGCCCGCTGGCACGACACCCGCAGATTGA
- a CDS encoding AAA family ATPase has translation MRALYPRARRIDLLTSREFVRFSQDPTVLREEVEAARDRFVVIDEVQKVPGLLDEVHWLIENRGVSFALSGSSARKVRRVHADHVKGLREFVRDHPRVGRRVVVSLDDRPRRTEDGIDVLPARIFAQQLWDGTLLAG, from the coding sequence TTGCGCGCACTCTACCCGCGGGCCCGCCGGATCGACCTGCTGACGTCGCGTGAGTTCGTACGTTTCTCGCAGGACCCCACGGTCCTCAGAGAAGAAGTCGAGGCTGCCCGTGACCGCTTCGTGGTGATCGACGAGGTGCAGAAGGTGCCGGGGCTGCTCGACGAGGTCCACTGGTTGATCGAGAACCGCGGGGTGTCCTTCGCCCTGTCCGGGTCGAGTGCGCGGAAGGTCCGGCGCGTCCATGCCGACCACGTGAAAGGCCTGCGCGAGTTCGTGCGCGACCATCCGCGCGTCGGCCGGCGGGTGGTGGTGAGTCTCGACGACCGCCCCCGACGGACCGAGGACGGCATCGACGTTCTCCCCGCCCGCATCTTCGCGCAGCAGCTCTGGGACGGGACGCTGCTGGCGGGGTGA
- a CDS encoding YceH family protein — protein sequence MALDSPLDPLEARLFGVLIEKSLTTPDQYPLSVNAATNGANQKANRDPVLTLEMPDVEDALERLVRRALARKVYPGNSRVEKFCHSGKDALGLDAAGLAVIAELLMRGPQSPGELRVRAGRMVSIESLDRLATILSMLIDRSFVRRLAPLPGSRAERYVQLLSPDLHPLDPSPGAYAAAALAPSADNDLAARVTALEAEVQRLRAAVEQLASERKGSAAP from the coding sequence ATGGCCCTCGATTCCCCCCTCGATCCGCTCGAAGCCCGGTTGTTCGGAGTCCTCATAGAGAAGTCACTAACGACCCCCGACCAGTATCCGCTGTCGGTCAATGCTGCCACCAACGGAGCCAACCAGAAAGCCAACCGCGATCCGGTGCTGACGCTGGAGATGCCGGACGTCGAGGACGCACTCGAACGGCTGGTACGGCGGGCACTGGCGCGCAAGGTCTACCCCGGTAACAGCCGCGTCGAGAAGTTCTGTCATAGCGGGAAGGACGCCCTCGGACTCGATGCCGCCGGCCTCGCCGTTATCGCCGAACTACTGATGCGCGGTCCGCAGTCACCGGGGGAGTTGCGCGTGCGGGCGGGGCGCATGGTGAGCATCGAAAGTCTCGATCGGTTGGCGACAATCCTCTCGATGCTCATCGACCGCAGTTTCGTTCGGCGCCTGGCGCCGCTGCCCGGCTCGCGTGCCGAGCGTTATGTGCAACTGCTCAGCCCCGACTTGCACCCCCTCGATCCGTCTCCGGGCGCATACGCGGCGGCGGCGCTGGCGCCCAGTGCGGATAACGATTTGGCCGCGCGGGTCACCGCACTCGAAGCCGAGGTGCAACGCTTGCGCGCAGCGGTGGAACAGTTGGCCTCGGAGCGGAAAGGATCGGCCGCGCCGTAG